TACGCCTGCATCGACAACGCGCACGCCCGGAAGGTCTCGTAGCGGGCGGTCAGCTCCGGCCCGGTGAGTTCCGGGTCCACGCCGAGCCCCGCCAGCGTCCGTCGGACGTCGGCCCGGCCGGCGGCCGGATCGGCCAGCACCGCGCGCGCGGTCGCGCCGTCGAGCCCCGCCAACCTGGCGACGTCGTGGACGAACCGCTGCCGTACCGTCGGCTCGTCGAGCAGGTCGACGTCCTCGTCGTAGTCGGCGTCGAGCAGCACCACCGGCGGGCGTCGTCCGGTCAGCCCTTCGATCTGTCTGGCGATCTCGAAGGCCAGCACCCCGCCGTACGACCACCCGGTCAGGCACCACGTGTCGGGCAGGCCGCCGGCGACCAGCGCCCGCGCGATCCGGGCGGCGGTGCTCACCAGGCCGTCCCGGGGGTCCACCGCGGCGTCGGCCGGGTCGGCGGCGAAACCCACCACCGTGACGTCGTCGCGCAGGGCCCGGACCAGCGGCAGGTAGCAGAACAGCTCGCCGCCCGACGGGTGCAGCAGCACCACCCGCGCCGGGCCGGCCGCGCGCAGCACCACCGGCGCCCGGTCCTCGTCGATCGCGGCGGCCCGGCCCGGGAGGCTCGGCGACGCGTCGACCGGGCCGTCGTCGGCGGGCCGGGCGGCGCGGATGGCGTCGACGGTGGCGGCCAGGTGCGCGACGGTGGGCGAGACGAAGAAGTCGCCGAGCGAGATCTTCACCCGGAACCTGCGGTTGATCGCCGACATCAGTTGTACGGCCTGCAAACTGTTCCCGCCGGCCAGGAAGAAGTCGTCGTGCACGCCGAGCCGGCTGTTGCGCAGCAGCGGGGCGAGCACGTCGTGCAGGAGCACCCGCTCGGTCGCGGTGCGCGCCCCGTCGGTCGGCCCCGGTCCGCCCGCGGCCAGGTCGGGCGCGGGCAGTCGGCGGGCGTCGACCTTGCCGCTGCTGGTGAGCGGCAGCTCGGCCAGGACCACGAAGTACGACGGGACCATGTACGACGGCAGGAGCGTCCCGAGATGCTCACGTACCGACGGCACCTGCTCCTGGGCGACACCGGTCAGGTAGCCGACCAGGTGCTTGTCACCGGCGTCGTCGCTCCAGGCCCGTACGCTGACCGGCCCGATGCCGTCGAAACGGGTCAACGCCGACTCGATCTCGCCCAGTTCGATCCGCAGTCCGCGGATCTTGACCTGCTGGTCGAGTCGGCCGAGGAAGACGAGCCGCCCGTCCGGCAGCCGCTTCACGAGGTCCCCGGTGCGGTAGAGGCGGCCACCGGGAGCGGTGCCGAACGGGTCGGCGACGAACTTCTCCGCGGTCAGCTCGTCCCGGTTGAAGTAGCCGCGGGCCAGGCCGACCCCGCCGATCACCAGTTCCCCCGGCACGCCGATCGGCACCTGACGCAGGTCGCGGTCCAGCACGTGCGCCACGTGGTTGGTCATCGGGCGACCGATCGGCGGTGACGTGTCCCAGCTCCCCGCGCACTCTTCGACGATCATCGTCACGGTGCATTCGGTCGGCCCGTAGCCGTTGAAGAGTCGCCGGCCCGGGTTCCACCTGTTGACCAGCTCACCGCTGAACGCCTCGCCGCCGACGAACGCGATCCGCAGCTCGGTGAACCGCTCCGGCGTCAGCAGCGGCATCACGGTCGGGGGCAGGTCGATGACCGTGATGCCGGCCCGCTCCATCAGGGCCTGGAGCCGGTCGACGGAGAGCCGCTCGTCCTCGGTCGCGAGGTACAGGCGCGCGCCGGTGAGCAGCGCGGAGAACGTCTCGAAGACGGACACGTCGAAGGTGGCCGAGGCGAAGCCGAGCACCCGGTCGGCCGGCGTCAGGTCGAACAGCTCCCGGGTGGAGTCGGTGAAGGCGACCACCCCCCGGTGTTCGAGCAGCACGCCCTTCGGCTTGCCGGTGCTGCCGGAGGTGTAGATGACGTAGGCGACGTCGCCGGGGGTCGCCGCGGGCGGGGGGTCGTCGTCGGGCAGGGCGACCAGTTCCGCGCGGATGTCGTCCAGGCTCACGACGGGCACGTCGACCTCGGCCACGACGTCGACGGCCTCGCGGTGCGCGATCACCGTGGACAGTTCCGCGTCGGCGGTGATCTCCGCGACGCGGGCGGCCGGGTGTGTCATGTCGAGCGGCACGTAGGCGGCGCCGGTCTTGAGCACCCCGAGGATCGCGGTCGGCAGGTCGACGGTGCGGCGCAGACACAGACCGACCCGCTTTCCCGGCCCGGCGCCGCGCCCGCGCAGCAGGGCGGCGAGCCGGTTGGCGCGGGCGTTGAGCTCGCCGTAGCTGGTCTCGACGCCGGCGACGACGACCGCCACGGCGTCGGGCGACTCCCGCACGCGCGCCTCGAACTCCGCCACGATGGTGGTCTCGCGGATCTCCCGCGTCGGCCCCACGGCGACCTCGTCGAGGAACCTCCGGTCGGCGGCGTCGAGCATCTGCGCCGTCGACAGCGGGACGTCCGGGTCGGCGGTCAGGTTCCGCAGCAGACCGTCGTAGTGACCGGCGAACCTGGCGACGCTCTCCACGTCGAACAGATCGGCGTCGAACTCGATGTCCAGCGGCGCGTCGTCGCCGGGAGCGGCCTGCTCCGTCAGACGCCAGCTCATGTCGAGCCCGGAAACGCCACGGGAGACCGCCTCGCGGGTCGTGACGAGGCCGGGCAGGCTGGTCGTGGCCGCCGCGTCCCGCACGTCGAAGACGATCGGGAAGATCGGCGACCGGGACGGGTCGCGGGTCGGCTGCGCCGCGTCGACCAGCCTGTCGAAGGAGACGTCGCGGTGCGCGGACGCCTCGTCCGACACCCGCCCGACCCGGCGCAGCAGCCCACGGAAGGTCGGGTCGCGGGACACGTCGACGCGTAGCGCCCGCAGGTCGGTGAACTGCCCGACGGCCGCGGCCAGGGACTCGTGCCGTCGGCCCGCCGCCGGCACGCCGACGACCAGGTCGTCGAGCCCGGTGTAGCGGCGCAGCAGCACGAGGAACGCGGCGAGGAGGACGTCGGACGGGCGCGCCCCCTCCTCCCGGGCGAGTTTCCGCACCTGGTCCAACCCGTCGTGGCCGACCGTGAAACCGGCCCGGGCGCTGCCGCCGGTCGGGGCGCCGCCGCGCGGACGGTCGGTCGGGAACTCCAGCGCCTCGACGCCCGCCAGCGTGCTCCGCCAGTACGCGACCTGCCGGTCCAACTCCCGGCTGTCGAGCCGGTCGCGTTGCCACAGCGTGTACTCCGGGTACTGCACGACGGGACCGGGCAGCCGGGGCGCGTCGCCGGTCCGCGCGGCCCGGTAGCACTCGGCGAGGTCCCGGGTCAGTACGTCCAGCGACCGGGAGTCGCACACCGTACGGGGCAGGTCGAGCAGGAACAGGTGGTCGTCGGCGGCCACCGGAACCAACGCCGCCCGCCAGGTCGGCACCCGGCTCAGGTCGTACGGGGTCCGGACCAGCCGGTCGACCAGTTCCCGCGCGGCGGTGAGCCGTCGTCCCCGGTCCTCGCCCGCCACCTCGATCACCGGCAGCTCGACCGGGACCTCGGCGGCGACCGTCTGCACGGGGCCGTCCGCGCGTCGCACGATCGCCGTCCGCAGTGACTCGTGTCCGGCCACCACCGCGGCCAGCGCCGAGCGCAGCGCGTCGACGTCGAGGTCCCCCCGCAGACGCAGACACAGCGGCTCGCCGAGGACGGAGTCGTCCCGCGCCCGGCCGTCGAGGAGCCGCAGGGTCCGCTGCTCCTGGGACAGCGGCGCCGGACCGGTGTCCCGGCGCGGGGTGGGACCCCGTCCGGCCGCGGATTCCGCGTGTTCCCTCAGGCGGGCGAGGAACGCCGAGCGGCGCGACGCGGGCAGCGCGTCGAGGCGGTGGCTCAGGCCGGTCACGTGCTCACTCCCTTCCGGTGGCGCGGGTGGACGGGCAGGCGCGCCAGCTCCGAGATCGCGATCGTCAGCACGTCGATGCCGCGTCGGTAGTCCGACAGCATGATGTGCTCGTCGTCGGCGTGGTCGAGGGTGCTGTCCCCCGGGCCGTACGTGGCCATCGGGATGTCCCAGGACTCGGCGAGCGTGTTCATGTCCGAGGTGGCCGTCTTCAGCACGAGGCGGGGCTGCGCGCGCAGCCGCCGGATGCCGGACGTCACGGCGCGGACCACCGGGTCGGCCCGCCCCACCCGGCAGGCCGCCACCGAGTTCAGTACGTCGAGGTCGCCGGCCGGCAGCCGGTGGCGCAGCTCGCGTACCAGGGCGTCGACGTCGAACGCCGGCGGGACGCGGACGCTGAGCTCCACGGTCGCGGTGGTCAGGTCGGCGTCGAGCCGGGTGAGGGTGGCGCCCGGCTGGTCGAACCGGCCGTGGCCGGCGTCCGGGCCGAGCAGGTCGACGAGCGCGTTCCAGCAGGCGACGGCCAGCTCGGACGCCTTCGGCGCCGGGTTGCTGGGGTGGGTGGCCGGGCATCGGACGGTGTAGCGCAGGTCGAGCTTGCCCTTGTAGCCGAGCACCACGCTCGACCACCCGCTCGGCTCGCCGACGATCAGCGCGTCGGGCCGCTCGTGCGTCGCCCGGATCGCCATCGCGCCCCGGGAGCGCGGGGTCTCCTCCTCGACGACACCGACCACCACGAGCCGGCCGCGGAAGTCGACCGCCCCGGCGGCGGCGCAGATCATCGCCGCGAGCGGGCCTTTCGCGTCCACCGCGCCCCGGCCGTAGAGCCGTCCGTCCATCGGGCGGACCGGGAGCACGCCGGGAACGGTGTCCAGGTGGCCCAACAACATCACCGTCGGGCCGTCACCCCGTTCGATCACGCCGACGACGTTGCCCACCTTGTCGATGTGCGCCCGGAACCCGAGGTCGGTCAGCGCGCCGACCAGATAGTCGGCCAGGTCGCCCTCGTGGTAGGAGGCGGAGGGGATCTCCAGCATGTTGCGCAGGAGCCCGACGGCGTACGTCTCGGTGACGCTGCCGGTGGTGGTGAACCGCCGGCTCATCGGCGCGCCCGTTCCACCAGGTGTTCGACGATGCGGTCCGCCACGTCCACCCGCGCGGCGAGCGCGGCCTGGAAACCGGTGAACTCGACCCGGTGGTTGACCTCCAGCACCAGCAGCCGACCGGCCCGGTCCTCGATCAGGTCGACACCCGCGATGTCCGCGCCGACGGCGGCGGCCGCGTCGACGGAGAACTTGGTGATCTCCGGTGTCACCGCGCAGGGCCGGGTCCGTCCGCCGAGCGCCACGTTGGTGCGCATCGACTCACCGGTCCGGTAGACGGCCCCCAGCACCTGTCCGCCGACCACGACGACCCTGATGTCCCGGTCGGGTTTGTCGATCAGCTCCTGCACGTACCCGAGGTGCGACTGCGGACCGGGCAACGCCGCCACGTACTCCAGGACGCCCTCGGCGCTGGCGCGGTCGGGCAGCTTCGCCACCAGGCGACCCCAGGAGCCGACCAGCGGCTTGATCACCGCCGGATAGCCGATGGAGTCCAGCGCGGCCAGCGTGGCCTGCGGCGTGAGGCCGAGAGCGGTGCGCGGGGTCGGCACGCCGGCCGCTTCCAGGGCCAGGGTGGTGCGCCACTTGTCGGCGCACACCTCGGTGGCCGCCACGCTGTTGAGCACCTCGACCCTCGCCGCGGCCAGGCAGCGGGCCGCGTAGACCGCGCGGACCTGGCCGATCTCCCGGTTGAGCGCGAGGTCCCAGGGCAGGTCACGCCGGCCCGCCGGGAACCACTGCCGGCGGGTGTCGACGTGTTCGAAGGGGACACCGCGTCGGTCGAAGGCGTCGAACAATCGCTTCTCGTCTGCACCGACCCTGCTGGCGAGCACCGCGATCCTGCCCTCGCCTGGCCGCTGTGGTGTCGCTGACACGCGATCTCCTTCTGTAGCCACGGAAGTGACACCTGTCCTGGGTAGGAGCCGAAACTACGACGACAACGGCATCCCGCGCGTCCTCGGTAAGACAATTAACGGGGACGCGCCGCGTTTACCCGACAGTCGCGCGATGCCTGATCCTGATTACCCCGCATCGATGGACGCCGTGTCACTCTGGACGGGATTCGAATGCCTTCCGCAAAGGTGCTTCCGGCCCCGCCGAGAACAAGGAGGAGAAGTGGTGGAGCAGCCACCGGCGCTCGCGCTCTGGAGCGCGCCTCGTTCGCGTTCCACCGCCTTCGCGCGGATGATGGCGGAACGCGGCGACCGTACCGTCGTACACGAGCCGTTCTCCCTGGTCACCGATTTCGGGGAGGTGAAGATCGGCGACCGGGTCGCGCGCACCGAGCAGGAGGCGCTCGCGGCGTTACGCGACATCGCGGCGGACGAGCCGGTGTTCTTCAAGGACACCACGGACTTCCGCTACCCGGGCCTGCTCGCCGACGAGGAGTTCCTCGCGGCAGTGACCCACACCTTCATCATCCGTCGACCGGCCGAGGCCATCGCGTCGCACCACCGGCTGAACCCGCGCCTGGGTCGTGACGAGATCGGTTTCGCCCGGCTGTACGAGATATTCGCGGCCGTGCGGTCCGTCACCGGGGCCACGCCTGTCGTGATCGACTCCGACGATCTGCTCGACCGGCCGGAGGCGACCGTGCGGGCGTACTGCTCGGCGGTGGGCATCCCGTTTCTTCCGGACGCGCTGGCCTGGCAGCCGGGCATGCGTCCGGAATGGCAGACGACCAGCAGGTGGCACGCGTCCACCAGTCGCACCGCCGGCTTCCGGCGCGACGCCGGCACCGGGGTGGAGGCGGTGGAGAGCGATCCGACGCTGCGGGCCTACCGCGAATACCACCAGCCCTACTACGAGAAACTGCGCGCCGTCGCGCTCCGGCCGGACGGGTCTCAGATGAGGTGTTTCACGTGACAGGAACTTCGGTGGTCTCCGTCGCACCGGGGCTGTGCGATCCGGTCGACATATCCGCCCATCGCAACAACACGGCCATCTCCGCGGCGACGGAGACGAAGACGGGTGCGTTCAACGTGTGGGGAAACTCCTTCGCGGCCGAGTATCTGCCCGCGGGCGGGAGTCTCGTACACGTGGAAGGTGTTCCCTTCGTGTTCCCCCCGGTCTGCGACGGGCCGGACAACATCCGCGCGGCCGGGCAGTTCATCGACGTCACGCCGGGCCGCTACGACTGGATCCACGTCCTGGCAGCGTCCGAGCGCCGCTGCGAGGACACCGTCGAGTTGAGCTTCGCCGACGGCTCGGTCGACGCCGAGCCGTTGCGGGTATCCGACTTCTGGGCCGCGCCGGCCTGGTTCGGCGAGGTCAAGGCGTTCGAGAGCCTGGTCATGCACTACCCGCACCACGTGCAGCGGGGCGTCCCCGCGCTGATGTGGGCGCAGCGGGTGCCGGTCACCCG
The sequence above is a segment of the Micromonospora sp. WMMD882 genome. Coding sequences within it:
- a CDS encoding amino acid adenylation domain-containing protein, with protein sequence MTGLSHRLDALPASRRSAFLARLREHAESAAGRGPTPRRDTGPAPLSQEQRTLRLLDGRARDDSVLGEPLCLRLRGDLDVDALRSALAAVVAGHESLRTAIVRRADGPVQTVAAEVPVELPVIEVAGEDRGRRLTAARELVDRLVRTPYDLSRVPTWRAALVPVAADDHLFLLDLPRTVCDSRSLDVLTRDLAECYRAARTGDAPRLPGPVVQYPEYTLWQRDRLDSRELDRQVAYWRSTLAGVEALEFPTDRPRGGAPTGGSARAGFTVGHDGLDQVRKLAREEGARPSDVLLAAFLVLLRRYTGLDDLVVGVPAAGRRHESLAAAVGQFTDLRALRVDVSRDPTFRGLLRRVGRVSDEASAHRDVSFDRLVDAAQPTRDPSRSPIFPIVFDVRDAAATTSLPGLVTTREAVSRGVSGLDMSWRLTEQAAPGDDAPLDIEFDADLFDVESVARFAGHYDGLLRNLTADPDVPLSTAQMLDAADRRFLDEVAVGPTREIRETTIVAEFEARVRESPDAVAVVVAGVETSYGELNARANRLAALLRGRGAGPGKRVGLCLRRTVDLPTAILGVLKTGAAYVPLDMTHPAARVAEITADAELSTVIAHREAVDVVAEVDVPVVSLDDIRAELVALPDDDPPPAATPGDVAYVIYTSGSTGKPKGVLLEHRGVVAFTDSTRELFDLTPADRVLGFASATFDVSVFETFSALLTGARLYLATEDERLSVDRLQALMERAGITVIDLPPTVMPLLTPERFTELRIAFVGGEAFSGELVNRWNPGRRLFNGYGPTECTVTMIVEECAGSWDTSPPIGRPMTNHVAHVLDRDLRQVPIGVPGELVIGGVGLARGYFNRDELTAEKFVADPFGTAPGGRLYRTGDLVKRLPDGRLVFLGRLDQQVKIRGLRIELGEIESALTRFDGIGPVSVRAWSDDAGDKHLVGYLTGVAQEQVPSVREHLGTLLPSYMVPSYFVVLAELPLTSSGKVDARRLPAPDLAAGGPGPTDGARTATERVLLHDVLAPLLRNSRLGVHDDFFLAGGNSLQAVQLMSAINRRFRVKISLGDFFVSPTVAHLAATVDAIRAARPADDGPVDASPSLPGRAAAIDEDRAPVVLRAAGPARVVLLHPSGGELFCYLPLVRALRDDVTVVGFAADPADAAVDPRDGLVSTAARIARALVAGGLPDTWCLTGWSYGGVLAFEIARQIEGLTGRRPPVVLLDADYDEDVDLLDEPTVRQRFVHDVARLAGLDGATARAVLADPAAGRADVRRTLAGLGVDPELTGPELTARYETFRACALSMQAYRPESPYGGPVTVLAASSHASMEQTWRRVCAGRLRVESVPGDHYTLFTQPALDRVVAAVDDALAL
- a CDS encoding M20/M25/M40 family metallo-hydrolase codes for the protein MSRRFTTTGSVTETYAVGLLRNMLEIPSASYHEGDLADYLVGALTDLGFRAHIDKVGNVVGVIERGDGPTVMLLGHLDTVPGVLPVRPMDGRLYGRGAVDAKGPLAAMICAAAGAVDFRGRLVVVGVVEEETPRSRGAMAIRATHERPDALIVGEPSGWSSVVLGYKGKLDLRYTVRCPATHPSNPAPKASELAVACWNALVDLLGPDAGHGRFDQPGATLTRLDADLTTATVELSVRVPPAFDVDALVRELRHRLPAGDLDVLNSVAACRVGRADPVVRAVTSGIRRLRAQPRLVLKTATSDMNTLAESWDIPMATYGPGDSTLDHADDEHIMLSDYRRGIDVLTIAISELARLPVHPRHRKGVST
- a CDS encoding RimK family alpha-L-glutamate ligase, whose amino-acid sequence is MSATPQRPGEGRIAVLASRVGADEKRLFDAFDRRGVPFEHVDTRRQWFPAGRRDLPWDLALNREIGQVRAVYAARCLAAARVEVLNSVAATEVCADKWRTTLALEAAGVPTPRTALGLTPQATLAALDSIGYPAVIKPLVGSWGRLVAKLPDRASAEGVLEYVAALPGPQSHLGYVQELIDKPDRDIRVVVVGGQVLGAVYRTGESMRTNVALGGRTRPCAVTPEITKFSVDAAAAVGADIAGVDLIEDRAGRLLVLEVNHRVEFTGFQAALAARVDVADRIVEHLVERARR